From the genome of Acropora palmata chromosome 4, jaAcrPala1.3, whole genome shotgun sequence, one region includes:
- the LOC141879231 gene encoding QRFP-like peptide receptor, whose protein sequence is MKEVGIGAIFFTVLYGLTIVASLVGNTLLMYIVCKRPEVQSLNSFMFVNMAVADLLVTVVMMPWSIAFFYTESAWAITGIFGEVTCRMVLYIGHVNLVASILCLVVMAVDRYYAIISPLNRDHLWFRNAKIVTPVIWFVAMTLVSMTLVFYDLDEDNHCLYDFYIFGIDYGTRLRQFYFLFMFVIIYFIPLVIITVLYAKIAHKVWFHRTPGHPVSESQLQREVITKRKVVRMLIVIVATFAVCWLPAQVFHIFRAIAGWDIDVPPDIQRAVFWCAHANSAINPWLYLTLSGNIKSAFSKMVSEDFRGETKCRSQRASRYAIDTMDSKQKEEAPL, encoded by the coding sequence atgaaagaagtggGGATTGGAGCTATTTTCTTTACAGTACTGTATGGCCTGACAATCGTGGCATCTTTAGTGGGAAACACGCTCCTCATGTACATCGTCTGCAAAAGACCTGAAGTACAGTCACTTAACAGCTTCATGTTTGTCAACATGGCGGTGGCTGATTTACTGGTGACTGTCGTTATGATGCCGTGGtcaattgcatttttttatacCGAAAGTGCCTGGGCCATTACTGGAATTTTTGGCGAGGTCACATGCAGAATGGTTCTCTACATAGGTCATGTAAATCTTGTGGCGTCAATTCTGTGTCTTGTGGTCATGGCAGTCGATCGTTACTACGCAATTATCAGTCCTTTAAATCGCGATCATCTTTGGTTCAGAAACGCCAAAATCGTCACTCCAGTGATCTGGTTTGTGGCAATGACTTTGGTGTCCATGACATTGGTTTTCTATGACCTAGATGAAGACAATCATTGCTTGTAtgatttttacatttttggaaTCGACTACGGGACCAGATTGcgtcaattttattttttgttcatgtttgtcatcatttattttattccgTTGGTCATAATTACCGTTCTTTATGCAAAAATCGCTCACAAAGTTTGGTTTCACCGAACGCCCGGGCATCCAGTTTCTGAAAGCCAGCTGCAACGAGAGGTTATCACAAAAAGGAAAGTCGTTCGAATGCTCATCGTGATTGTCGCTACGTTTGCAGTTTGTTGGCTACCGGCACAGGTTTTCCACATTTTCCGTGCAATCGCTGGTTGGGACATAGACGTCCCTCCAGACATTCAGCGTGCAGTCTTCTGGTGTGCCCACGCAAATAGCGCAATCAACCCGTGGCTCTACCTGACATTAAGCGGCAACATAAAATCAGCGTTTTCGAAGATGGTCAGCGAAGATTTCAGAGGAGAAACGAAATGTCGGAGCCAAAGAGCCTCGCGGTATGCAATAGATACGATGGACAGCAAACAGAAGGAAGAAGCGCCTTTGTAA